A single genomic interval of Rosistilla ulvae harbors:
- a CDS encoding PPC domain-containing protein, producing the protein MTSLLFFLLAGVAVAAQPRLTGSIPRGIQRGTTQKVIFTGTRIKDGRQLLFDIPGINVLSVTPVDNSKVEAELEVPADTPPGLYPVRMVTETDVSDMIMFAVGAMPNVDEVEPNSDIETPQLIESNVTIEGKIATEDVDYFAVDLKKGDRLTAEVEGTRLRRGRGDPFFDPYIAILNSDRFELAFSDDAPLLQQDSVCSITAPEDGRYIVMVRDSSFGGRNDAYRLHIGSFPRPVAVVPAGGAPGEVINATFVSIDGQQWTESIQLPSEPSELYPIVATNEHGSSPSPNYVRVQPQGNVIEQEPNNSFKESTAGTLPAAFCGILAEPGDNDYFSFEAKKGQTVSIRLFSRKVLRSELDGVINVYNAKGGRVGGNDDSGGPDSFLEYKIPADGAYHVRISDHLGSGGPGFAYRLEVALAGPELTLSLPDRKRYEATMIAVPQGNRTAVMLNATRKGFGGAIDIEALNLPAGVTATPIQMPANRTTVPLLLTATADAPLDGRLVNLVGKVDKRDDVVSRFDQQHQIVGGRNNAVPFEYRSNRAAIAVSKKSPCTIAIVQPQVPVVRNGSMELTVTIDRADYDADVAVRLLYNPPGIGSSGSIKIPKGSNEAKIPITANASAAIGEWPVIASAIISDGNGSYEIASDPITLNIADKIFTFGFPKTSSELGADANVVVDVEIGRPFEGTCEVELVGIPAGVTCGNSKQTITNETEQVVYAVKVADKARVGQHKSLVARAKIVSDKGVITQTQGTGILQIDKPLPAPVAKPAPKKAAAPAKKPAAPKPAVEKPLSRLEQLRLMREEARAGN; encoded by the coding sequence ATGACGTCGTTGCTATTCTTCCTATTGGCTGGAGTTGCGGTTGCGGCCCAACCCCGTTTGACGGGATCGATCCCCCGCGGAATCCAACGCGGTACAACCCAGAAAGTCATCTTCACCGGTACCCGGATTAAAGATGGACGCCAGTTGTTGTTCGATATCCCGGGCATCAACGTCCTCTCGGTGACTCCCGTCGATAACAGCAAAGTCGAAGCCGAACTAGAAGTCCCCGCTGATACGCCGCCGGGCCTTTATCCCGTTCGCATGGTGACCGAAACCGATGTCAGCGACATGATCATGTTCGCCGTCGGTGCGATGCCCAACGTCGATGAAGTCGAACCCAACAGCGATATCGAAACGCCGCAGCTGATCGAAAGCAACGTCACAATCGAGGGCAAAATCGCCACCGAGGATGTCGATTACTTCGCCGTTGATTTGAAGAAAGGGGACCGTTTGACCGCCGAGGTCGAAGGAACGCGATTGCGTCGCGGCCGCGGAGATCCCTTTTTCGATCCCTACATTGCGATCTTGAACAGCGACCGATTTGAACTCGCCTTCAGCGACGACGCCCCCCTGTTGCAACAGGACAGCGTTTGCTCGATTACGGCCCCAGAAGACGGTCGTTATATCGTCATGGTCCGTGACAGTTCGTTTGGCGGTCGTAACGATGCCTACCGACTGCACATCGGTTCCTTCCCCCGCCCGGTCGCTGTCGTCCCCGCCGGTGGTGCCCCAGGTGAGGTGATCAACGCCACGTTTGTATCGATCGATGGCCAGCAGTGGACAGAATCGATTCAATTGCCAAGCGAACCGTCGGAATTATATCCCATCGTCGCTACCAATGAACACGGCAGCAGCCCATCGCCGAACTACGTTCGGGTTCAACCACAAGGCAACGTGATTGAACAAGAACCCAACAACTCTTTCAAAGAATCGACCGCCGGTACACTGCCCGCCGCATTTTGCGGAATCTTAGCCGAACCAGGCGACAACGATTATTTCAGTTTTGAAGCGAAGAAGGGGCAGACGGTCAGCATCCGATTGTTCTCACGCAAAGTCTTGCGATCCGAACTCGATGGCGTGATCAACGTCTACAACGCCAAAGGTGGCCGCGTTGGCGGCAACGATGACTCCGGCGGTCCCGACAGTTTCCTCGAGTACAAAATCCCTGCTGATGGAGCGTACCACGTTCGAATCAGCGATCACTTGGGCAGCGGTGGGCCTGGATTTGCCTATCGATTGGAAGTCGCATTGGCCGGGCCCGAACTGACACTGTCGCTCCCCGACCGCAAGCGTTATGAAGCCACGATGATTGCGGTCCCTCAAGGAAACCGAACCGCCGTGATGCTCAACGCAACTCGCAAAGGCTTTGGTGGCGCGATCGACATCGAAGCGTTGAACTTGCCTGCTGGAGTTACCGCGACCCCAATTCAAATGCCCGCCAACCGTACCACCGTCCCGTTGTTGCTGACCGCAACAGCTGACGCACCATTGGACGGTCGCTTGGTCAACTTGGTTGGCAAAGTCGATAAACGGGATGACGTTGTGTCCCGTTTCGACCAACAACACCAAATCGTTGGTGGACGTAACAACGCGGTTCCTTTCGAGTACCGTTCCAATCGCGCTGCCATTGCGGTTTCGAAAAAATCCCCATGCACAATCGCCATTGTTCAACCGCAGGTGCCCGTTGTGCGAAACGGTTCAATGGAACTGACCGTTACGATCGACCGTGCCGACTATGACGCCGACGTGGCCGTTCGCTTGCTGTACAACCCACCGGGAATCGGATCCAGCGGAAGCATCAAAATCCCCAAGGGGAGTAACGAAGCAAAAATTCCGATCACTGCCAACGCTTCGGCAGCGATTGGCGAATGGCCAGTGATCGCGTCCGCCATCATCAGCGATGGCAACGGCTCTTATGAAATCGCATCGGACCCCATCACGCTGAACATTGCGGATAAGATCTTCACGTTCGGCTTCCCAAAGACATCCAGCGAATTGGGCGCCGACGCCAACGTCGTCGTCGATGTTGAAATCGGCCGTCCTTTCGAAGGAACGTGCGAGGTTGAATTGGTCGGGATTCCTGCAGGTGTGACCTGCGGAAATTCGAAGCAGACCATCACCAACGAGACCGAGCAGGTCGTCTACGCGGTCAAGGTCGCGGACAAAGCTCGCGTTGGCCAACACAAATCGTTGGTCGCTCGTGCCAAGATCGTTAGCGACAAGGGTGTGATCACGCAGACTCAAGGAACGGGCATCCTGCAGATCGACAAGCCGCTGCCCGCACCCGTTGCCAAACCAGCACCTAAAAAGGCAGCAGCACCAGCCAAAAAACCGGCAGCACCTAAACCAGCGGTCGAAAAACCGCTGAGCCGCCTGGAGCAACTCCGTTTGATGCGTGAAGAAGCTCGCGCCGGCAACTAA
- a CDS encoding DUF1549 domain-containing protein: MRRLSLTLSAVLLSSAVAWAAEPAAPAAASSDGPAPSATVNLAVYPEEISLDTARDYQNFIAVVKREDDVTLDVTETAKWTLASDKVAKLEGTKVTPLAEGATELVCNYGSSEIRIPVKVTRPSEKLPISFEKDIVPIMTRSGCNTGSCHGAKIGKDGFMISLFGYDPAGDYSRITREIGMRRINLAVPADSLFLTKATGAVTHTGGKLFDKESVYYATILEWLENGAPNDPTPPPAVSKLEIYPPQAVIEGAGSKQKFIAVAHYDDGTTRDVSNLAAFMTNNETSASIDNEGNVTAGARGEAFIMARFETKTEGRQVIVLPENLKYEAPQITGNYIDQSVGKKLNQLRILPSGLCSDEEFLRRITLDVTGQMPTEEEYHAFMTDTAPQKRSELIDRLLERKEFSEIWAMKFAQLLMIKSSNQVSYKSAFLYNQWLTDKFARNVPIDQMVREMLGATGGTFSSPATNYYQIETDTLKRAENVAQVFMGIRTQCAQCHNHPFDRWTQNDYYSFAAFFCQVGSKGAEDYRERIIYNRGSGEVKHVVTNKVSPPKFLGGEFADTKGKDRRVVLAEWLTSPENPYFATSIANRVWAHFMGVGIVEPVDDVRISNPASNQELFEMLGTKLGEYKFDFRQLVRDICNSEAYQRSATANESNKTDTRNFAYATVRRIPAEMLLDCIGQVTDTNEKFRGLPLGARAVQIADGRTSTYFLTTFGRAPRDTVCDCEASTDPSLSQALHLLNSNTTSGKITQGKVIDKLLEGDATPEQALDRLYIRCLARKPTDTEKAELLATIGKSPSPKEGLEDIFWALLNSREFVFNH; encoded by the coding sequence ATGCGTCGACTATCTCTGACACTCTCGGCAGTATTGTTGTCCAGCGCAGTTGCATGGGCCGCCGAACCGGCTGCACCTGCGGCAGCCAGTTCCGATGGCCCGGCCCCCTCGGCGACAGTTAACCTGGCTGTCTATCCAGAAGAGATTTCGCTGGATACCGCTCGCGATTACCAAAACTTTATCGCCGTCGTGAAACGCGAAGACGACGTGACGCTGGATGTCACCGAGACCGCAAAGTGGACATTGGCCAGCGACAAGGTCGCCAAACTCGAAGGCACCAAAGTCACTCCGTTGGCTGAAGGGGCGACCGAACTGGTCTGCAATTATGGATCCAGCGAGATTCGCATCCCCGTGAAGGTCACGCGGCCGAGCGAGAAGCTGCCGATCAGTTTCGAAAAAGATATCGTTCCGATCATGACTCGCAGCGGTTGCAACACCGGCAGCTGCCACGGCGCGAAGATCGGCAAAGATGGCTTCATGATCAGCCTGTTCGGGTACGATCCCGCTGGCGATTACAGCCGCATCACCCGCGAAATCGGCATGCGTCGGATCAACCTAGCCGTTCCCGCCGACAGCCTGTTCTTGACCAAAGCGACTGGCGCGGTAACGCACACCGGCGGCAAATTGTTTGACAAAGAGAGCGTCTACTACGCGACCATCCTTGAGTGGTTGGAGAACGGAGCCCCCAACGACCCGACACCGCCACCCGCGGTTTCGAAGCTGGAAATCTATCCTCCTCAAGCGGTCATCGAAGGTGCGGGCAGCAAGCAAAAGTTCATCGCGGTCGCCCATTACGACGACGGCACCACACGTGACGTGTCGAACCTCGCCGCCTTCATGACAAACAACGAAACCTCCGCTTCGATCGACAACGAAGGCAACGTCACCGCCGGTGCGCGTGGCGAAGCGTTCATCATGGCTCGCTTCGAAACGAAGACCGAAGGCCGCCAAGTGATCGTGCTTCCAGAAAACCTGAAGTACGAAGCACCGCAGATCACCGGCAACTACATCGATCAATCGGTCGGCAAGAAGCTGAACCAACTGCGGATCCTACCGAGCGGTTTGTGCAGCGACGAAGAATTCTTGCGTCGCATCACGCTGGACGTAACCGGCCAGATGCCCACCGAAGAGGAATACCATGCCTTCATGACCGATACCGCGCCGCAAAAGCGGTCCGAGTTGATCGATCGCTTGTTAGAACGCAAAGAATTCAGCGAGATCTGGGCGATGAAATTCGCTCAGCTGTTGATGATCAAAAGCTCCAACCAAGTGAGCTACAAGTCGGCGTTCCTGTACAACCAATGGTTGACCGACAAATTCGCTCGCAATGTCCCCATCGACCAAATGGTTCGCGAAATGCTGGGGGCTACCGGTGGTACGTTCAGCAGCCCAGCAACCAATTACTACCAAATCGAAACCGACACGCTCAAGCGAGCGGAAAACGTCGCCCAAGTCTTCATGGGAATCCGCACTCAGTGTGCCCAGTGTCACAACCATCCATTCGATCGTTGGACACAAAACGATTACTACAGCTTTGCCGCGTTCTTCTGCCAAGTCGGCAGCAAAGGTGCAGAGGACTATCGCGAACGAATCATCTACAACCGTGGCAGCGGCGAAGTCAAACACGTCGTCACCAACAAGGTCAGCCCACCCAAATTTCTGGGTGGTGAATTTGCCGACACCAAGGGCAAAGATCGCCGTGTTGTGCTGGCCGAATGGTTGACCAGTCCAGAGAACCCTTATTTTGCTACCAGCATCGCGAACCGCGTCTGGGCTCACTTTATGGGCGTCGGAATTGTAGAGCCCGTCGATGACGTCCGAATCAGTAATCCCGCCTCGAACCAAGAGTTGTTTGAAATGTTGGGAACCAAGCTGGGTGAATATAAATTCGACTTCCGCCAGCTCGTTCGCGACATCTGCAATAGCGAAGCGTACCAACGTAGCGCAACGGCAAACGAAAGCAACAAGACCGACACACGCAACTTCGCTTATGCGACGGTTCGCCGGATCCCTGCTGAAATGCTGCTCGATTGCATCGGTCAGGTAACCGACACCAACGAGAAGTTCCGCGGTCTTCCACTGGGAGCCCGAGCCGTTCAAATCGCCGATGGTCGCACATCGACCTACTTTTTGACGACGTTCGGCCGTGCTCCACGCGATACCGTCTGCGACTGTGAAGCGTCGACCGATCCATCGCTTTCACAAGCCTTGCACCTGCTTAACAGCAACACCACCAGTGGCAAGATCACTCAAGGCAAAGTGATCGACAAATTGCTGGAAGGCGATGCGACTCCCGAACAAGCTCTCGATCGGCTCTATATCCGTTGCTTGGCTCGCAAGCCAACCGACACGGAAAAGGCCGAACTGTTGGCGACCATTGGAAAATCGCCCTCTCCCAAGGAAGGACTCGAAGACATTTTCTGGGCTTTGCTAAACAGCCGGGAATTTGTTTTCAATCACTGA
- a CDS encoding c-type cytochrome domain-containing protein, whose translation MKRISFLLLVASSFSTLHAADEKPTDKPKLNYIDHVLPIFRQSCLKCHNANDAKGGLAIDSYAALMEGGGSGEVVFDGDSGSSRLYQVMTHEDTPVMPPNSEPLPKEQLDIIKNWIDGGVLENSGSKAKKKKGPSLTFTAMDAGGKPDVITMPESVWRVPVITTQRSAAASAIATSPWAPLIAVGGQRQVSLYNTDTAQLEGVLPFPEGVPQTIRFSVDGAYLMVAGGTHSSLGVAAVYDVKTGDRLFRVGDELDTAFGADMNDNMSRIALGGPEKMLRIFDTSTGDKLFDLKKHTDWIYCVDYSPDGILVASGDRSGGLHVWEADTGRLYLDLIGHTAAVRGVSWRADSNVLASCSEDGTVKLWEMTEGKQLKSFKAHNSVTGIMMAKDGRIATCGKDRTVKLWDANGGAIATLPAFGEPALEVALTHDGSKIVGGDWSGRTVIWSVADPKQAHEIAPNPPTLEQQQSAQAAQVAELQKALTALEAKQAAAQKSADGSKAAHDAAVAKLAQTKAALAKATADKAAAEKLLADLTAQKAAETKRSDDAKQKVAALTKQMQDASVQMQANNKAMTDATARRDAARKELQTVNTAIAKLAADMDAPTKAKVTADAKLQELTKLQADAAAAEKSAADSQAKTEAELKAAETKLAATNKQLTDLTAAIGVATQQVAAAKGEQKKGTDQVADLSPKVAAAQTAVDAKNAAVAALQKQIADTKDEAEKKSLNEQLVSAQGEAKAATDAKAALDQQLVAANATKAAADKALSELNAKIAAMEKQKTDNTASQAASQKQIADLAGTRDAAKAERAKQAAVVAKYAADIGEVSKSRQEAEALLATMNKQNADLTAKQKALTATDNKEEAARVAAAAKVAEFKKAVEAVTPMVAAAKAEETAVAAKLSELTKKAAAQPAEVAKFAAAIKQNTAQVPVVEKQIADSKAALDAATAGLAKAKTETDGARANVATAQQRLEGLNTEFVAFQSTAAKLAQAQAAAEAAAEAKRKAMEAEAAAAEKVAASIAARDAQLKQVEENMKKLEAQLAEMQKAQAAEQQNLSGLKTKVSELEAAADEALSEAETQKEKAEFFKSAYGS comes from the coding sequence ATGAAACGAATCTCCTTTCTCCTGTTAGTCGCCTCGTCGTTTAGCACTTTGCACGCTGCCGATGAAAAGCCGACCGACAAGCCGAAGTTGAATTACATCGATCATGTTCTACCGATCTTTCGGCAGAGCTGCTTGAAGTGCCACAACGCGAACGATGCCAAGGGTGGTCTGGCCATCGACAGCTATGCCGCGTTGATGGAAGGTGGCGGCAGCGGTGAAGTTGTATTCGACGGGGATTCGGGCAGCAGCCGGCTGTACCAGGTGATGACTCACGAAGATACGCCTGTGATGCCTCCGAATTCGGAGCCGCTGCCGAAAGAGCAATTGGACATCATCAAGAACTGGATCGATGGCGGTGTACTGGAAAACAGCGGCAGTAAGGCCAAGAAAAAGAAAGGCCCTTCGCTGACCTTCACTGCGATGGATGCGGGCGGAAAGCCCGACGTGATCACCATGCCAGAATCGGTCTGGCGGGTTCCTGTGATCACGACTCAACGCAGCGCTGCGGCGTCGGCGATCGCAACCAGTCCCTGGGCACCGTTGATTGCAGTGGGTGGCCAACGTCAAGTCTCACTTTACAACACCGACACCGCTCAGCTGGAAGGTGTGCTGCCGTTCCCCGAAGGTGTTCCGCAAACGATCCGTTTCAGCGTCGACGGCGCCTATCTGATGGTCGCTGGTGGCACGCACTCATCCTTGGGGGTTGCAGCGGTCTACGACGTGAAAACCGGCGATCGACTGTTCCGCGTCGGCGATGAATTGGACACCGCATTTGGTGCCGATATGAACGATAACATGTCGCGGATCGCGTTGGGTGGTCCGGAGAAGATGCTGCGGATCTTCGACACGTCGACCGGCGACAAGCTGTTCGATCTGAAAAAACACACCGATTGGATCTACTGTGTCGACTACAGTCCCGATGGGATCTTGGTCGCCTCGGGTGATCGTTCCGGCGGTCTACACGTCTGGGAAGCGGACACCGGGCGGCTGTACTTGGACCTGATCGGTCATACCGCGGCGGTTCGAGGCGTCTCGTGGCGAGCCGACTCCAATGTCCTGGCCAGCTGCAGCGAAGACGGAACCGTCAAGCTGTGGGAGATGACCGAAGGGAAACAGCTGAAAAGCTTCAAAGCGCACAACAGCGTGACCGGCATCATGATGGCCAAAGACGGCCGAATCGCGACCTGTGGCAAGGACCGCACGGTCAAACTGTGGGACGCCAACGGCGGTGCGATTGCTACGCTGCCCGCGTTTGGCGAACCCGCGTTGGAAGTCGCGCTGACCCACGATGGAAGCAAAATTGTCGGTGGAGATTGGTCGGGACGGACCGTCATCTGGAGTGTGGCCGATCCCAAGCAAGCACATGAGATCGCCCCCAATCCTCCCACACTGGAACAACAGCAGAGCGCTCAAGCCGCGCAGGTCGCTGAATTGCAGAAGGCTTTGACGGCATTGGAAGCGAAACAAGCGGCGGCTCAGAAATCAGCCGACGGATCCAAAGCGGCACACGACGCTGCGGTCGCCAAACTTGCACAAACCAAAGCGGCACTCGCCAAGGCGACCGCGGACAAAGCCGCTGCCGAAAAACTGTTGGCCGATCTGACAGCTCAGAAAGCTGCCGAAACCAAGCGATCGGACGACGCTAAACAGAAAGTCGCTGCGTTGACCAAACAAATGCAGGACGCCAGCGTGCAGATGCAGGCCAACAACAAAGCGATGACCGACGCCACCGCGCGACGTGATGCCGCCCGCAAAGAATTGCAAACCGTGAATACTGCGATTGCTAAACTGGCCGCTGACATGGACGCGCCGACCAAAGCCAAGGTCACCGCCGACGCAAAGCTTCAAGAGCTGACGAAGCTGCAAGCTGACGCCGCGGCTGCGGAGAAGAGCGCGGCCGATTCACAGGCCAAGACCGAAGCCGAACTCAAAGCGGCTGAAACCAAACTGGCGGCAACCAACAAACAGTTGACCGACCTCACCGCCGCAATCGGGGTTGCGACGCAACAGGTTGCCGCAGCGAAGGGCGAACAGAAAAAGGGGACCGATCAGGTCGCCGATCTCAGCCCGAAAGTTGCCGCGGCTCAGACTGCCGTCGACGCCAAAAATGCTGCCGTCGCCGCGTTGCAAAAACAAATTGCCGACACCAAGGATGAAGCTGAGAAGAAGTCGTTGAACGAACAATTGGTATCGGCGCAGGGCGAAGCCAAGGCGGCAACCGATGCAAAGGCCGCCCTCGACCAACAACTGGTTGCGGCCAATGCAACGAAGGCAGCCGCCGACAAAGCACTGTCGGAATTGAATGCCAAGATCGCTGCGATGGAGAAGCAAAAAACGGACAACACCGCTTCGCAGGCTGCCAGCCAAAAACAGATCGCCGATCTGGCGGGCACGCGTGACGCTGCCAAAGCCGAACGTGCAAAGCAAGCCGCCGTCGTGGCCAAGTATGCCGCGGACATCGGCGAGGTCTCCAAATCGCGTCAGGAAGCTGAAGCGCTGTTGGCAACGATGAACAAACAGAATGCCGACCTGACGGCAAAACAGAAGGCGCTCACCGCGACCGATAACAAGGAAGAAGCAGCTCGCGTGGCAGCCGCAGCCAAGGTCGCCGAATTTAAAAAGGCCGTCGAAGCTGTCACGCCGATGGTCGCCGCCGCGAAGGCCGAAGAAACCGCAGTCGCCGCAAAGCTGTCGGAGCTCACCAAGAAGGCAGCGGCCCAGCCAGCGGAAGTCGCGAAATTTGCGGCTGCGATCAAACAGAACACCGCCCAGGTCCCAGTTGTCGAAAAACAGATCGCTGATTCCAAGGCAGCTCTGGACGCGGCAACGGCTGGTTTGGCAAAAGCGAAAACCGAAACCGACGGAGCTCGCGCAAACGTAGCGACCGCTCAACAGCGTCTCGAAGGCTTGAATACCGAATTCGTCGCGTTCCAAAGCACGGCGGCTAAATTGGCTCAAGCCCAAGCGGCTGCGGAAGCTGCGGCCGAAGCAAAACGCAAAGCGATGGAGGCCGAAGCCGCGGCTGCGGAAAAGGTCGCTGCGTCGATCGCCGCACGCGACGCCCAGTTGAAGCAGGTCGAAGAGAACATGAAAAAGCTGGAAGCTCAACTGGCAGAGATGCAAAAGGCTCAGGCCGCGGAACAACAGAACCTCTCGGGACTGAAGACCAAGGTAAGCGAGCTGGAAGCTGCCGCCGACGAAGCCCTTTCCGAAGCGGAAACGCAAAAGGAAAAGGCAGAGTTTTTCAAGTCAGCTTACGGCAGCTAA
- a CDS encoding HEAT repeat domain-containing protein encodes MNHHQSSNPFAYRRRRRFSGWPWWAAIGMVAVLTVFVVPRVCNWFLLNQLTQGIDDLPLGSQAERLQSIGHLGVPGIPVLVQSLSHRDRGVARASFEVLKSMQDATMQKGPVSGAACHFELTRQIADRLPEIPPDRYPWLTDLLNQTLLDTLDIDLQRAQTSYRLATSLLSQIGLPDDAVADEPTLVASTQPLPAAAMPAGPPQALDVALTEESEFLPSVQPLALDSPGSPAVSRNGLDENLWVDPTGRPRPAAPPELVETSSLEPEMLASRTAPSDAVVTLPIGGSAPILSAGGYSTNGALEAYSTRAVIDLLSSIRKPLAQAARSELIHRGFRPADLSLAIRLASNTAAIRMTLIDEITNRSDIDPRRWLLWLAEDAERSVRMRALSALGTMNDPNVAKELRTLLSTEQDPAVAARIRQALVR; translated from the coding sequence ATGAACCACCACCAATCCAGCAACCCGTTCGCCTATCGGCGTCGACGGCGTTTCTCCGGTTGGCCCTGGTGGGCCGCGATCGGGATGGTCGCCGTTTTGACGGTCTTTGTCGTGCCGCGCGTCTGCAATTGGTTTTTGTTGAACCAGCTTACCCAAGGCATCGACGATCTTCCATTGGGATCCCAGGCCGAAAGATTGCAATCGATCGGACATTTGGGTGTCCCAGGGATTCCCGTCCTGGTTCAATCGCTGTCGCATCGCGACCGCGGCGTGGCGCGGGCTTCGTTCGAAGTCCTGAAGTCGATGCAAGACGCGACGATGCAGAAAGGGCCTGTCAGTGGAGCCGCTTGTCATTTTGAATTGACGCGTCAAATCGCCGACCGATTGCCCGAGATACCGCCGGATCGCTACCCTTGGTTGACCGATCTGTTGAACCAAACGTTGCTCGATACGTTGGATATCGACCTGCAACGCGCCCAGACCAGTTATCGGTTGGCGACGTCGCTGTTATCGCAGATCGGTTTGCCCGACGACGCGGTTGCAGACGAGCCGACTCTGGTAGCATCGACCCAACCATTGCCCGCTGCAGCGATGCCCGCGGGACCACCGCAAGCGTTGGATGTGGCACTGACCGAGGAATCGGAGTTCCTGCCTAGCGTTCAACCACTCGCTTTGGATTCACCCGGTTCGCCCGCCGTTTCAAGAAACGGGCTCGATGAAAATCTGTGGGTCGATCCCACCGGTCGCCCCCGTCCGGCCGCACCGCCGGAGTTGGTGGAAACCAGTTCGCTGGAGCCGGAGATGTTGGCTAGCAGAACCGCCCCAAGTGACGCTGTGGTGACGCTGCCGATCGGCGGCTCGGCCCCGATCCTTTCCGCAGGCGGATATTCGACCAACGGTGCGTTGGAAGCGTATTCGACTCGCGCGGTGATCGATCTTTTGTCGAGCATCCGCAAACCGTTGGCTCAAGCCGCTCGCAGCGAATTGATTCACCGCGGGTTTCGACCGGCCGATCTTAGCCTGGCGATCCGTTTGGCTTCGAACACCGCGGCGATCCGGATGACGTTGATCGATGAGATTACGAATCGATCCGATATCGACCCGCGTCGTTGGTTGCTTTGGTTAGCCGAGGACGCGGAACGGAGCGTTCGGATGCGGGCGCTGTCTGCGTTGGGAACGATGAACGATCCGAACGTCGCAAAAGAACTCCGCACGCTGCTATCGACCGAACAGGATCCAGCCGTCGCCGCTCGGATACGCCAAGCTTTGGTGCGCTAG
- the mnmE gene encoding tRNA uridine-5-carboxymethylaminomethyl(34) synthesis GTPase MnmE, with translation MFATQETIAAIASPPGGAIRGIVRVSGPDTTRILHALCASDGPFPDRASRIQARLDLGQPLGEVDASILLWPDDRCYTGMPSAEIHLPGAQPILNAALQRLLDHGARMAEPGEFTMRAFLAGRLDLTEAEAVLGVIDADDKRTLDAALRQLSGGLSGPLNQLRTELLNLLAHLEAGLDFVEEDIEFISQHELSTNIQRICQQVEAITDQLTFRSGSTGAPQVVLRGDPNAGKSSLINALASEEIAIVSATAGTTRDCVEQTLDCGGLAVRLIDTAGIEQARDAINQQAQALGEQAHQEADLLLVCIDLNQESLRPWQLAPREPGNHSSQPMLFVGTKRDACQRLPDWVDDDWLLTSSLTTFGIDDLRTQIGQRLQSSDAVESSTVSSTAVRCRETLVQASDALSNAQQVIEHQLGEELVAAELRFALDAIGRVTGVVYTDDILDRIFSEFCIGK, from the coding sequence ATGTTTGCGACTCAAGAAACGATCGCCGCGATAGCATCTCCGCCCGGCGGAGCGATTCGCGGAATCGTTCGCGTCAGCGGCCCCGACACAACGCGGATCTTGCACGCGTTGTGCGCGTCGGATGGTCCGTTTCCCGACCGCGCCTCGCGAATCCAGGCGCGGCTGGATCTGGGGCAGCCGCTGGGAGAGGTCGACGCTAGCATTCTGCTCTGGCCCGATGACCGCTGCTACACCGGGATGCCAAGCGCAGAGATCCACTTGCCCGGGGCTCAACCGATCTTAAACGCAGCGTTGCAGCGGTTATTGGACCATGGTGCCCGTATGGCTGAACCGGGCGAATTTACCATGCGAGCCTTCTTGGCCGGGCGCTTGGACCTGACCGAAGCCGAAGCTGTCTTGGGCGTGATCGATGCCGACGACAAGCGGACGCTCGACGCCGCGCTGCGGCAGCTGTCCGGCGGCCTCTCCGGACCGCTGAACCAGCTGAGAACCGAGCTGCTGAATTTGCTAGCTCATCTCGAAGCGGGACTCGACTTTGTCGAAGAGGATATCGAATTCATTTCGCAACACGAACTCTCGACGAACATCCAACGGATTTGCCAGCAGGTCGAAGCGATCACCGACCAGCTGACGTTCCGAAGCGGTTCGACCGGGGCGCCTCAGGTTGTGCTGCGCGGCGACCCCAATGCTGGCAAAAGCAGTCTGATCAACGCACTGGCGAGCGAAGAGATTGCAATCGTTTCGGCGACAGCCGGGACGACGCGCGACTGTGTCGAACAGACGCTCGACTGCGGTGGGCTCGCGGTCCGTTTGATCGATACCGCCGGCATCGAACAGGCCCGCGATGCGATCAATCAACAAGCTCAAGCATTGGGGGAACAAGCGCACCAAGAGGCCGACCTGTTGCTGGTCTGCATCGATCTGAATCAAGAGAGTTTGCGGCCGTGGCAACTGGCGCCGCGAGAGCCCGGAAACCATAGCAGTCAACCGATGCTGTTCGTGGGAACCAAACGCGATGCTTGCCAGCGGTTGCCCGATTGGGTTGACGACGACTGGCTGCTGACCAGCAGCCTGACCACTTTCGGCATCGACGACCTGCGTACGCAGATTGGCCAGCGGCTGCAATCGTCCGATGCTGTCGAATCGAGCACCGTTTCATCGACTGCGGTGCGCTGTCGCGAAACGCTCGTTCAAGCGAGCGATGCCCTGTCGAATGCTCAACAGGTGATCGAGCATCAATTGGGCGAAGAACTGGTCGCGGCCGAGCTTCGATTCGCGTTGGACGCCATCGGCCGGGTGACGGGCGTCGTCTACACCGATGATATTCTCGATCGCATCTTCAGCGAATTCTGCATCGGCAAATAG